A part of Dreissena polymorpha isolate Duluth1 chromosome 13, UMN_Dpol_1.0, whole genome shotgun sequence genomic DNA contains:
- the LOC127856265 gene encoding uncharacterized protein LOC127856265 isoform X2: MSVKPYLCGQCFEEKGEIEGVVYCKECEEPLCGNCKQDHARLKALKHHKLIELSDVPPQDIQELLKRLITCPNHETEGVVYLCKDHDVTCCNKCALAEHRKCETLKVLADILHDIKVDCTGLKTSLYDLQQQGESLLEHERKHEELVSEIERKALSSLHTIKQKLLDMYAELENEVVSTIADKKKVIGEKIKSNNEKSRQFLNVVKQQYSHIDHVEKFGTNEHVVLLQRRLEKDTVCCLKSTVGELEKSKSNSSFKCVEDTAFDSLLIEMKNSLKIKDFACDLSETGSDTDNSHYKPYTERMPHLQSTKDLSSIPMFDKTEELFGISCIWIDEYIVIYPCGIDVLLVIKEDSDCVLSKFKFYSSTESVSKTGPRDMVICMPYQSKIAFAQLRYGNVHVVAELKTRVPYDHVTRNAPLNQYICMSNSKGQIDILNNDGTLLREINISSDIKECALSTLSWCHFNSHNLVLIISNCLTKTLMALNLNGEKVFEYKHQDLAGARQIAVDPSGNVYVTSYCLRLHQTSPSGQHIRSLPLGKKTKYPSGICFNNTFDKIALIGGGGDLDPYLRVYTFT; the protein is encoded by the coding sequence ATGTCTGTCAAACCGTACTTATGCGGTCAATGTTTTGAGGAGAAAGGCGAAATAGAGGGCGTTGTGTATTGTAAAGAATGTGAAGAACCACTTTGTGGCAATTGTAAACAGGATCATGCCAGGTTAAAGGCTTTAAAACACCACAAGTTGATTGAACTTTCGGATGTGCCTCCCCAGGATATACAGGAACTTCTGAAGAGATTGATTACATGCCCGAATCACGAAACAGAAGGGGTAGTTTACCTTTGTAAAGACCACGATGTCACATGCTGTAATAAGTGTGCTTTGGCTGAGCACAGAAAGTGCGAGACACTAAAGGTACTGGCTGATATCTTGCATGATATAAAAGTGGATTGTACCGGATTGAAGACAAGCTTGTATGACTTGCAACAGCAAGGCGAGAGTCTGTTGGAACATGAACGCAAACATGAGGAATTGGTATCTGAAATAGAAAGAAAAGCGTTGTCATCACTTCATACTATCAAACAGAAACTCTTAGACATGTATGCGGAACTTGAGAATGAAGTGGTATCAACTATTGCTGATAAGAAGAAAGTGATAGgagaaaaaataaaatcaaacaacgAAAAATCACGCCAGTTTTTGAATGTCGTCAAACAACAGTATTCTCATATTGACCACGTTGAAAAATTTGGAACTAATGAACACGTTGTTCTCCTGCAGCGCCGCCTTGAAAAGGATACGGTATGTTGTTTGAAATCAACCGTTGGTGAATTGGAGAAAAGTAAAAGCAACTCTAGCTTTAAATGTGTTGAAGATACCGCTTTCGATAGTTTACTGATAGAAATGAAGAATTCCTTGAAAATTAAAGACTTCGCTTGTGATCTAAGCGAAACAGGCTCCGATACCGATAACAGTCATTATAAGCCATACACGGAGCGAATGCCACATCTTCAATCTACTAAAGATTTAAGTAGTATACCCATGTTTGACAAGACGGAAGAATTATTCGGTATTTCATGCATATGGATAGATGAGTACATTGTAATATATCCTTGCGGAATAGATGTGTTACTAGTGATTAAGGAAGACAGCGATTGTGTATTATCAAAATTTAAGTTTTACTCTTCGACTGAGTCAGTTTCGAAAACAGGTCCAAGAGACATGGTTATTTGTATGCCATATCAGAGCAAAATTGCATTTGCACAACTACGTTATGGAAATGTGCACGTTGTAGCAGAACTCAAAACAAGAGTCCCGTATGACCATGTTACTAGAAATGCCCCACTAAACCAGTACATATGTATGTCAAATAGCAAGGGTCAGATCGACATTCTTAATAATGACGGAACGTTGCTTCGTGAAATCAATATAAGCTCAGACATAAAAGAGTGTGCACTATCGACATTAAGTTGGTGTCATTTTAATTCGCATAACCTTGTGTTAATAATTTCAAATTGTTTGACGAAAACATTAATGGCATTGAACTTAAATGGAGAGAAAGTATTTGAATATAAGCACCAAGATCTAGCTGGCGCACGTCAAATTGCCGTTGATCCTTCTGGTAATGTGTATGTGACGTCCTATTGTCTACGCTTACATCAAACCAGTCCTAGTGGACAACATATCAGGTCTCTCCCTTTAgggaaaaaaacaaaatatccgtctggtatatgtttcaataacacgTTTGATAAAATAGCTTTGATTGGTGGAGGTGGAGACCTCGATCCATATCTGAGAGTGTATACATTTACTTGA
- the LOC127856265 gene encoding uncharacterized protein LOC127856265 isoform X1, giving the protein MSVKPYLCGQCFEEKGEIEGVVYCKECEEPLCGNCKQDHARLKALKHHKLIELSDVPPQDIQELLKRLITCPNHETEGVVYLCKDHDVTCCNKCALAEHRKCETLKVLADILHDIKVDCTGLKTSLYDLQQQGESLLEHERKHEELVSEIERKALSSLHTIKQKLLDMYAELENEVVSTIADKKKVIGEKIKSNNEKSRQFLNVVKQQYSHIDHVEKFGTNEHVVLLQRRLEKDTVCCLKSTVGELEKSKSNSSFKCVEDTAFDSLLIEMKNSLKIKDFACDLSETGSDTDNSHYKPYTERMPHLQSTKDLSSIPMFDKTEELFGISCIWIDEYIVIYPCGIDVLLVIKEDSDCVLSKFKFYSSTESVSKTGPRDMVICMPYQSKIAFAQLRYGNVHVVAELKTRVPYDHVTRNAPLNQYICMSNSKGQIDILNNDGTLLREINISSDIKECALSTLSWCHFNSHNLVLIISNCLTKTLMALNLNGEKVFEYKHQDLAGARQIAVDPSGNVYVTSYCLRLHQTSPSGQHIRSLPLGKKTKYPSGICFNNTFDKIALIGGGGDLDPYLRVYTFT; this is encoded by the coding sequence ATGTCTGTCAAACCGTACTTATGCGGTCAATGTTTTGAGGAGAAAGGCGAAATAGAGGGCGTTGTGTATTGTAAAGAATGTGAAGAACCACTTTGTGGCAATTGTAAACAGGATCATGCCAGGTTAAAGGCTTTAAAACACCACAAGTTGATTGAACTTTCGGATGTGCCTCCCCAGGATATACAGGAACTTCTGAAGAGATTGATTACATGCCCGAATCACGAAACAGAAGGGGTAGTTTACCTTTGTAAAGACCACGATGTCACATGCTGTAATAAGTGTGCTTTGGCTGAGCACAGAAAGTGCGAGACACTAAAGGTACTGGCTGATATCTTGCATGATATAAAAGTGGATTGTACCGGATTGAAGACAAGCTTGTATGACTTGCAACAGCAAGGCGAGAGTCTGTTGGAACATGAACGCAAACATGAGGAATTGGTATCTGAAATAGAAAGAAAAGCGTTGTCATCACTTCATACTATCAAACAGAAACTCTTAGACATGTATGCGGAACTTGAGAATGAAGTGGTATCAACTATTGCTGATAAGAAGAAAGTGATAGgagaaaaaataaaatcaaacaacgAAAAATCACGCCAGTTTTTGAATGTCGTCAAACAACAGTATTCTCATATTGACCACGTTGAAAAATTTGGAACTAATGAACACGTTGTTCTCCTGCAGCGCCGCCTTGAAAAGGATACGGTATGTTGTTTGAAATCAACCGTTGGTGAATTGGAGAAAAGTAAAAGCAACTCTAGCTTTAAATGTGTTGAAGATACCGCTTTCGATAGTTTACTGATAGAAATGAAGAATTCCTTGAAAATTAAAGACTTCGCTTGTGATCTAAGCGAAACAGGCTCCGATACCGATAACAGTCATTATAAGCCATACACGGAGCGAATGCCACATCTTCAATCTACTAAAGATTTAAGTAGTATACCCATGTTTGACAAGACGGAAGAATTATTCGGTATTTCATGCATATGGATAGATGAGTACATTGTAATATATCCTTGCGGAATAGATGTGTTACTAGTGATTAAGGAAGACAGCGATTGTGTATTATCAAAATTTAAGTTTTACTCTTCGACTGAGTCAGTTTCGAAAACAGGTCCAAGAGACATGGTTATTTGTATGCCATATCAGAGCAAAATTGCATTTGCACAACTACGTTATGGAAATGTGCACGTTGTAGCAGAACTCAAAACAAGAGTCCCGTATGACCATGTTACTAGAAATGCCCCACTAAACCAGTACATATGTATGTCAAATAGCAAGGGTCAGATCGACATTCTTAATAATGACGGAACGTTGCTTCGTGAAATCAATATAAGCTCAGACATAAAAGAGTGTGCACTATCGACATTAAGTTGGTGTCATTTTAATTCGCATAACCTTGTGTTAATAATTTCAAATTGTTTGACGAAAACATTAATGGCATTGAACTTAAATGGAGAGAAAGTATTTGAATATAAGCACCAAGATCTAGCTGGCGCACGTCAAATTGCCGTTGATCCTTCTGGTAATGTGTATGTGACGTCCTATTGTCTACGCTTACATCAAACCAGTCCTAGTGGACAACATATCAGGTCTCTCCCTTTAgggaaaaaaacaaaatatccgtctggtatatgtttcaataacacgTTTGATAAAATAGCTTTGATTGGTGGAGGTGGAGAC